CAAAAACAGGATCACAAGCCTGAAAAATCCACTGTTCTCCGGTGGTGACTCAGTAGCTGTCGCATATCCGGAAGGTGCTTCCCAATCAGGTGTGAGCCTGCAATTGCTGAAAACAGGTATGCCACTGGGTCAGTTCTTTACCCTGCAATATGCTGGTAAAAATACCGATGGCATTTCTCAGTTCCAGAAAAGAGATGGTACCACTACTATCACTCCCGTGAATGGTACCGATTATCACTACCTGGGTAGCGCACAGCCAAAACTGATCTATGGTTGGGCCAACACTTTCAAATACAAACACTGGGATCTGAACATATTCGTAAGAGGCGTGTATGGCAACAAAATATTCAACGCCACCAGGGCCGACCTGTTCCGACCTGCTACCGCACAATATGCTAACATCCTGGCTGATGCTAAAGATGAACCTACCTCTGATGCAAACGCTTACAAATACTCTTCCCGCTACATTGAATCAGGTAGCTACCTGAGATTCGATAACGCAACACTGGCTTATACTTTCGGAAATGTCAATCCCTCCATCAAAAAACTGAGATTGTACGTTTCCTGCAATAACCTCTTCGTCATTACTAAATATAAAGGGGTAGATCCCGAAGTGAATCAGGGAGGCATCGCACCTGGCGTAGATTATAACAACTTCTACCCAAAAACACGCACCTTCCTTATCGGCGCAAACCTGTCCCTCTAATATTTATCATCTTAACAAACGAGAAGTATGAAACGCTCAATCATAAAATATTTTCTTTCTTCAGTACTGGTGGCTGCAAGCTTTGCCTGTCATAAGTTAGAAGTACCCATCACTACGGAACTAACTACAGATACTTATCCGCAGGATTCTGCTTCTTTCATCACCGCATCCGGTCCTGTGTACGTTGTACTGAGAGGTAACTACGGTGGTGTAGAATGGTTCATGCAGCAATCACTAAGTACGGATGAATCCATCATGCCTGCACGTGGTGGTAACTGGTACGATGGTGCACAAAACCTGCAAATGCACTACCACACCTGGACCAGGGATAATGGTTATGTAAATGGTAACTGGTACTGGCTCTCTACCATCATTGGTGTATCTAATCAAACCCTCGATATCCTTGGTAAAACTGAAACTGATGGCGCTACAAAAAGCAGGCATCTTGCTGAGATCAAAATGGTCCGTGCGCTGGCATACTACTGGATGATGGATAACTACGGTCGTGTGCCACTGGATACTGTAGCGGGTGATTATACCCCACATGAAAACGTAGATCGTAGCGTTACTTTCAACTGGCTTGAAAGAGAAATCACCGCCGCACTGCCTTATCTGAGCAGAGCTACCGGTTCTTCTACCTACGGCAGAGCTAATAAATTCATGGCGTTTTCATTGCTGGCAAAATTATACCTGAATGCTGAATACTATACCGGCACTCAACGTTACAATGATTGTATCACCGCGTGTGACAGTGTGATCAATTCCAACATGTACTCGCTGGCGACCATGGGTAGCTACCTCGATATGTTCAAGTACAACAACGGTCCCTCTACACCTGAATTTATCTTTGCTGTTCCTTACGATCCTAACTTCAGCAATAGCTGGCCTTTCAGAAGTGTCAATAACTACAGCCGTTACGATGTTCCCCGTTCTATGGGTAACGTAGCTACCAATGCAGGTTTCAACTACTTCAGCATTCCATTCGTACCGGGTGCACCAAGAAGTACCATCCCTTCTTTCTACGCTTACTTCTACGATGAAAATGATGTACGTAACGGTCAGTGGCTGCATGGTAAACAATACAAAAAAGATGGTACACCTATCACTATCACGACCACTTATGCAGGTTATGATGCCATTACCTATGCAGGTAACACCAGTCCTTACACCTACCAGTTAGACATCACACCAGATGTTGTACTGAGACAAAGTACGGCCCTGTTCGATTGCGGTAATGACGAAGTAGCATGGAACATGGGTTATCGTAACATCAAGTTCTATCCTGATCCAACTTCTGCAAACCGTAACCAGAATAATGATGTGCCTGTATTCAGATATGCAGATATCCTGATGATGAAAGCTGAAGCTATACTGCGTGGTGGTAGCGCCACCAATGGTGCATCAGCACTGAGCCTGGTAAACCAGATCAGGGCACAGCGTACTACCAGCACCGGATGGACTAATATCACTTTAGACTCTGTTTACAACGAAAGAAGCAGGGAGTTTGCCATGGAATGCTGGCATAGAAATGATATGATCCGCTTTGGTAAGTTTGAAAATGCATGGGGGTTCAAAACAGATAATGATATCAATCACCGTGTATTCCCTATTCCAACTAATGCGATAAAATTAAATCCGAATCTGACACAGAATCCGGGTTATTAATAATGGTTCTTATCAATTAAAAACGAGGCTGTATCATAGTCCGATACAGCCTCGTTTTATTCGTATCCCTGATGGAGTCGGATACCCGTTTAAGCAATTCTCAGCCGTTATTTTTATTTATGAGCCAAGCTCGTTTTTTTCATTATATAAGCTGTCTTTATCCCACCAGCTCCACACTCTTATACTCTTCCATCAGCTTCTTCTGCAAATCTCCCGGCACCGCTGCATACTCCGCAAACACCGCGCGTACCCTCGCTTTCCCCTGTGTCACATTCCTCATTGCCGCATACAATTTATCCAATTCCGCCTGCGGTGTTCTCGCCCTTATTACCTGGTACCCATTTTCAGAATCCATCCCTGTAATGATACTTCTTCTACTCTGCAATTCCCCCATCACATCGCCCGCCATCTCATCAGGAATTGTCGTCTCCACATCATACACCGGCTCCAGCAATAGCGGTGCCGCCTGATGGAAAGCATCCTTAAACGCCATCATCCCTGCTATCTTAAATGATATATCATTGCTATCCACCGGGTGCATTTTCCCATCATACACACTCACCCGTATATCTCTTACATAAGAACCAGTAAGCGGCCCTTCATTCATCTTCTCCATAATCCCTTTCATAATCGAAGGCAGAAACCGCGTGTCAATCGCACCTCCTACAATACAATTATTGAACACCAGTTTGCCACCCCAGTTTAAATCAACCGTTTCCGTATCCCGCACCGGGTGCTCTTTGAAAGCAGGCATGCCATCGAAATAAGGTTCTATTTTGATGTACACTTCTGCAAACTGCCCGGCACCACCCGATTGTTTTTTATGTCGGTAAGTAGATTGTGCTGCCTGCCGGATCGTTTCCCTGTAAGGGATCTTCGCAGGTATAAACTCAATCGGCATTTTATAGACATGCTCCAGTCTCCACTTAGTCAATGCTAAATGTAATTCGCCCTGACCATGCAGGATCACCTGTTTCAATTCACGGTTATACTCAATTTCCAGGGTAGGATCTTCCATATGAATCTCCGCCAGCACCTCGCTCAGTTTTTCATCATCCCCTTTATTCACGGGTTCAATGGCCACCCGCACATTAGGTGTGGGAAAATGAATCGGATCCACCTGCACACCACCTTTCTCGCCCAATGTATGATTCGTTAAAGTATTTTTCAGTTTCAAAGTACAGCCAATATCTCCTGTACGCAGTACATCCACATTATTGCGGTTCTTACCATCAGCAATAAACAGCTGGTTCAACCGCTCCACTGTATTCCCTTGCTCATTGTACAACTCAGCTCCCGCCTTCACTTCACCCGACAACACTTTAAAGAACGATAATTTACCAATATGCGGCTCCAGCAAAGTCTTGAATACAAACAATACCGGAGGACCCGCAGGGTCGCAAACAATTGTTTCACCTGCTTCTCCTTTTTCTGCAGGCATATCCACAGCCGATGGCGCTACATTGTCAATAAATCCCATCAACCTGCCACTGCCCATATCATTCAATGCTGATAAACAAAACACGGGAAAAACATCATGTTTCATCATCCCGATTTTCAAACCCTGTCTCAGCTCATCTTCGTCAAGACTTCCTTTCTCAAAATACTGCTCCATGAGCGAGTCATCATTTTCAGCGGCTTTTTCTACAAGTTCATTGTGTAGCCTTTCCGCCTGCTCTTTTTCATTGTCCGGAATAGGTAGTTTCTCAGGTTTACCGCCATTGGCAGGAAACTTATACATCGTCATTTTTAGGAGGTCAATAACACTGTTAAAACCTGTTCCCTGGTTCACAGGGTATTGCATAACGGTAACAGCGTGACCCAGTACCCGTTTTGCTTCTTCCACGGTACGGGAAAAATTTGCCTGTTCTGCATCGAGCTGATTCACTGCCAGGATGGTGGGTTTGCGGTATTTATCCACATAATCCCAAATCAGCCCGGTACCGACTTCTACGCCATGCTGCGCATTGAGTAAGAGGAGGGCGGTATCACAGATCCGGATGGATGCAATTACTTCCCCAATAAAGTCTTCCAGACCCGGGGTATCAATAATATTGATCTTGTAATCACGCCACTCTGTGTGCATACAGGTGGCGTATACCGAGCTACCCCTGTCATGCTCTATATCATGGTAATCGGAGACCGTGTTCCCCTCTTCGACCCTGCCCCGTCGGGGAATGATGCCAGCCTCAAATAACATGGTTTCGCAAAGTGTAGTTTTACCGCTTTTCGCTGCTCCCAATAGAACAATGTTCTTGATGTGTTTCTCATCATAGGTCTTCATAACAATTAGATTAAATAGAATTGTGAAGAAAACGTGGAAAGCCGTTTTGGTGGAATTGTTGCCGTAGCGTAGCTGCTGCCGAAGCGTTGCTGTTGATTTACAACCGTTTATGAGCTATATAAACCATTCTGATAGTATTAAGGTAGTCAAATTTTTGCTAGGAATGAATGACCGGTTTTTTCCCACTTCTCCCTAAAAAATGCGTCAGCACTCAATTTTTATTACCACTCCACACTCAAATATGTTGCAACATTTATAATATCGTATATTTGCGATCTAGACTGTTCTTTGCATCATGAAATTGTTCTTACATTATCTGAAAAGATATAAATGGTTAATCGGATTGGCTTTATTACTGGCCTCAATTAACCAGGTCTTTTCCCTGCTTGATCCATATATTTTTGGCAAGCTGATCGATCAATTCGCTAATCACCCAACGACCACTGCTAAAGGATTATTCCGGGACCAGGGTGATTATATCAGCGGCGTAATTCTGCTTTTACTTGCCTCCATGGGCGTCGCCATGGTTTCGCGCATCGCCAAGGCTTTTCAGGATTATTTCACCAACGTGATCATCCAGAAATTTGGTGCCAGTGTTTATACCGACGGACTGAAGCATTCCCTTCGCTTACCTTACCAGCAATTTGAAGACCAGCGTAGTGGTGAAACCCTCGCTGTATTACAAAAAGTACGTACGGATAGTGAAAAGTTCATCACAGCCTTTGTGAACGTGCTTTTCGTAGCCCTGGTAGGTGTCATCTTTGTAATGGTATATGCTTATTCTGTGCACCCAAGCCTGGTATTTGTTTATACCGGAGGTTGCCTGTTACTGGCCTGGATGATGAACGTACTCAGCCGCAAGATCAAGACCATCCAGAAAACGATCGTCAAGGAAACGACCATGCTGGCAGGTGCGACCACGGAATCCCTGCGTAATATTGAACTGGTAAAAAGCCTTGGATTGACCCACCAGGAGATCCGCCGTCTGAATTCAACAACGATCCGGATCCTGATGCTGGAACTGAAAAAGGTGCGTAGCATCAGAAGTATCAGTTTTGTGCAGGGTACTTTTGTCAATTTCCTGCGCCAGGCCATCCTGTTCCTGCTCCTCTACCTTATATATGGAGCTACGGTGACCGTAGGCCAGTTATTCACCTTGCAACTGTATTCCTTCTTCATCTTCGGTCCATTACAGGAATTGGGCAACATTATTCTTGCTTACCGGGAGGCACAGGTATCTCTCCTGAATTTCCAGCGGATCCTGGAAACCCCTGTAGAAGAAACACCCCCTAATCCTGTAAGGATCAGTGCGATTGAGTCTCTGACATTTGAGAATGTTGGCTTCCAGCACCTGACAGCATCCTCAAAGGCCCTGGACCAGATCAACTTCACAGTGAAAACCGGTGAAACGGTGGCTTTCGTAGGCCCATCCGGATCCGGTAAAACCACCCTCGTGAAATTGCTCGTAGGCTTATACAATCCTGCCGAAGGCAGTATTTCCTACAATGGCATTAAAAGCTCCGAGATTGATATTGAAGAATTACGGGCACAGATCGGATTTGTAACACAGGATACCCAGTTGTTCTCAGGAACAATCAGGGAAAACCTCCTGTTCGTAAATCCACGTGCAAGTGATGAAGATATGCTGCGCGTGCTTAAACAGGCAAGCTGCGATACCTTGCTGGCCCGAGGTGATAATGGACTGGACACGATGATTGGTGAAGGAGGTATGAAGGTGTCAGGCGGCGAGAAACAACGCCTCTCTATTGCCCGTGCCTTGCTCCGCCATCCCCGTTTGCTGGTATTTGATGAAGCGACTTCTGCGCTGGATTCGCTCACGGAAGAGGCAATCTCTAATACTGTAAGGGAAATCACGGCTACCAGGGAGCACATTACGGTGATGATTGCACATAGGCTGTCCACGATTATGCATGCGGACAGGATCTTTGTGCTGGAGAAAGGGAGGATTATTGAGACAGGAAATCATATTGATCTGCTGGCTGAGAAAGGGCTGTACTATGCCATGTGGAGGCAGCAGATCGGGGAAAGGTAGTTTTGTCTTTTTTATATATGAGAGGGGAAGTACGCTTGTACTTTCCCTTTTTGTTTGTAAAATAATTGCTGGATTACCCACTATTTCTAAGGTCTTCCAACACTAATCTGTGCGTCTTTCATAGCCCGCTAATGACAGCATCCATACCCCTATCCCCACTAAAAGCCGTCACCCCGCCGTACATACTGCGCACTTTTATGACAATAATGACAAATCAAAGCTCCGCCGTATCCTCATCATAATACACAAAGAAATACAAATAGATCACCCTGCTGATCCGCATCATCCACGGCTGCAATGCCACCAGCAATACCCCATTCACCCCCAGCCACCAAAACACACTATCATCCTCCCATGACAACCCAATGAACAACGCATAACAAATCACCGTAAACACCGAAAACGCCACCCCCAAAGCATAACTCACATACCCCGTTCCAAACCAGAACCCCGTCTCCAACTCATACACCTGCCCACACACCGGGCACCGGTCATACATATTGAAGATCTTCTTAAAACTCAACTGATACGGATTCTTGTCCTTAAACATATCCCCTCTCCTGCAATGTGGGCATTTCATAGAGAACATGCTCAGAAAGTAATTTGGTCTTTGATGGCTCATACCACAAAATTACTATTATATTCCATATATCCTTTTGCACGACTTTTGTGTTACCTCCCTCTAAACAAAAACACTCATTATGCGTCCATCAAACCTGTTTATCATTGTAACCATGGCCCTGCTCTCCTCTTGTGCAACCGCCTCGCAGGAAGCAAGTGCCGATACCTCCGCCCCCAGCCAGGTCCTTGCCGATTCTACAACTACTAATGCAGATGTAAAAGACTCCGCCACCATACTCAAACCTAAATCCGGCTCCTACTCCCCCGAATGCTATAAAGCCATCACCGATATTATCATGAGCTCCAGCTTCAAAACAGACCTCGCGAAAAAAGAAAACATCAAAGTAAGAATAGACAGGATAGAAGGGAGCAAACTCTTTTTACAACTTTTCGCCAGCGAGAAAGATCATGAGTCTACTTTAGCCTGGCTAAGATTAGATAAAGCAAATGAAAAACTGGAAGATATTACCGTGGATCCAACCAAGCCCATAGTACTCACCTACGATACAAAACTGATCAGTAAACTCAGACAAACTTGTCCATAAAAACAGAAAGGTCGTCCACGCCCGGACGACCCTTCCTTTTCTATCTGTATACGCAACGACTATTTCAACATCCATCGTCTCTTTCACACTATACAACAATTCTTTTCAGCTGAAACTTTTTCAACGCTATGCCTATTGCAAAACTCCTCTCCCCCTACATTCAGCTATTTAAAATCCAGGGGTATCGTCACCTTCACACTATAATTCCGCCCCATATTAAATACCCCAACTCTACCAGTCACCTCATTCTCCGCCGCATATTTCAACCTGCTCAAATGATTCTGATAAGCCACATCCGTAATATTATTCGCCGCCAGGTGCAATGAGAACAATACCCGCTTATTCTTATTCACCACATCAGCACCAATCCCCGCATTCCACAAAGTATATCCCGGTGTAGCCGTCTCCGTTTGATAAGCATAATACACATTGTTCTGATCAAACGTCCAATCCATCTGAATTCCCACGTATGCATGCTGGAAAATTCCACCTACATGCCTGAACTTTCCTTTCAATTCTGATAACCATCTCGCTGCCGGAATATTCGGCAGATACTTTGTAGAATCAGATGAATTCGCAATCACCGCTTTCACATAAGAGAAAGTATTTTCAAAATGTAACCAGTCAACCGGATGAGGATGTATATCAATCATCACTTCACCACCATACAAATTAGCTGTTGACTGCTGATACCGAAACGCAGCATACCCCTGATCATTATCAGTAGCAGGAATTGAATCCCCACCATTCACGCTGCTCAGTTTACGGCTGTAAATAAAGTTGGTAATATGGTTGTAGAACAGGCTACCAGTCATTGATACATGCTCCGAATTTAATTCCACACCCACATCACCCTGTGTACTCACCTCCGGTTTCAGGGATGAGTTTCCATATTCATATTTGATCGTTCCCTCATGCACACCATTCGCACCAATCTCAGAAATATTCGGCGCCCTGAAACCTCTCGCTACATTCGCTTTCAACGTCACCCGATCACTCGCCGCATAACTCAGACCCGCGCTACCAGAGATGTTTGAGAAATTCTTGCTCAGTGCATTGAACTTCTCCTCACCACCACCGCTCACCGGCTTACCATCACCATCCAGCATCAATCCCTGCACACTAATATGCCTGTTGTCAAAACGTAAGCCACCACTCAATGTAAGCTTATCCCAAGTCTTGCTGGTCACCGCATACAAACCTGCATCGAACAGGTTATAACCCGGTACCAGGAACTCTGAACCAGATAGAATATCATTGTGCTGTTGCATTCCATTCACACCAATGCCTGTCTGCCATCCATTCATATCAGCAAATGAATACTTCACACCATAGTTGAATGTATTCAACTTCAGGTACAACTCAGGTTTATTCGGATTCAACACATCACCAAACTCCTGACGTCTGTTCCACTGATACCCCAGGATCACATTTAATCTGCCACCATTGTGCATATAGAAATTGTTATCCCACACTAATTTCTGGTGATTGATCTGCTGACGTGGTAAACCGAT
This window of the Chitinophaga sancti genome carries:
- a CDS encoding RagB/SusD family nutrient uptake outer membrane protein, translated to MKRSIIKYFLSSVLVAASFACHKLEVPITTELTTDTYPQDSASFITASGPVYVVLRGNYGGVEWFMQQSLSTDESIMPARGGNWYDGAQNLQMHYHTWTRDNGYVNGNWYWLSTIIGVSNQTLDILGKTETDGATKSRHLAEIKMVRALAYYWMMDNYGRVPLDTVAGDYTPHENVDRSVTFNWLEREITAALPYLSRATGSSTYGRANKFMAFSLLAKLYLNAEYYTGTQRYNDCITACDSVINSNMYSLATMGSYLDMFKYNNGPSTPEFIFAVPYDPNFSNSWPFRSVNNYSRYDVPRSMGNVATNAGFNYFSIPFVPGAPRSTIPSFYAYFYDENDVRNGQWLHGKQYKKDGTPITITTTYAGYDAITYAGNTSPYTYQLDITPDVVLRQSTALFDCGNDEVAWNMGYRNIKFYPDPTSANRNQNNDVPVFRYADILMMKAEAILRGGSATNGASALSLVNQIRAQRTTSTGWTNITLDSVYNERSREFAMECWHRNDMIRFGKFENAWGFKTDNDINHRVFPIPTNAIKLNPNLTQNPGY
- a CDS encoding elongation factor G; this encodes MKTYDEKHIKNIVLLGAAKSGKTTLCETMLFEAGIIPRRGRVEEGNTVSDYHDIEHDRGSSVYATCMHTEWRDYKINIIDTPGLEDFIGEVIASIRICDTALLLLNAQHGVEVGTGLIWDYVDKYRKPTILAVNQLDAEQANFSRTVEEAKRVLGHAVTVMQYPVNQGTGFNSVIDLLKMTMYKFPANGGKPEKLPIPDNEKEQAERLHNELVEKAAENDDSLMEQYFEKGSLDEDELRQGLKIGMMKHDVFPVFCLSALNDMGSGRLMGFIDNVAPSAVDMPAEKGEAGETIVCDPAGPPVLFVFKTLLEPHIGKLSFFKVLSGEVKAGAELYNEQGNTVERLNQLFIADGKNRNNVDVLRTGDIGCTLKLKNTLTNHTLGEKGGVQVDPIHFPTPNVRVAIEPVNKGDDEKLSEVLAEIHMEDPTLEIEYNRELKQVILHGQGELHLALTKWRLEHVYKMPIEFIPAKIPYRETIRQAAQSTYRHKKQSGGAGQFAEVYIKIEPYFDGMPAFKEHPVRDTETVDLNWGGKLVFNNCIVGGAIDTRFLPSIMKGIMEKMNEGPLTGSYVRDIRVSVYDGKMHPVDSNDISFKIAGMMAFKDAFHQAAPLLLEPVYDVETTIPDEMAGDVMGELQSRRSIITGMDSENGYQVIRARTPQAELDKLYAAMRNVTQGKARVRAVFAEYAAVPGDLQKKLMEEYKSVELVG
- a CDS encoding ABC transporter ATP-binding protein, producing the protein MKLFLHYLKRYKWLIGLALLLASINQVFSLLDPYIFGKLIDQFANHPTTTAKGLFRDQGDYISGVILLLLASMGVAMVSRIAKAFQDYFTNVIIQKFGASVYTDGLKHSLRLPYQQFEDQRSGETLAVLQKVRTDSEKFITAFVNVLFVALVGVIFVMVYAYSVHPSLVFVYTGGCLLLAWMMNVLSRKIKTIQKTIVKETTMLAGATTESLRNIELVKSLGLTHQEIRRLNSTTIRILMLELKKVRSIRSISFVQGTFVNFLRQAILFLLLYLIYGATVTVGQLFTLQLYSFFIFGPLQELGNIILAYREAQVSLLNFQRILETPVEETPPNPVRISAIESLTFENVGFQHLTASSKALDQINFTVKTGETVAFVGPSGSGKTTLVKLLVGLYNPAEGSISYNGIKSSEIDIEELRAQIGFVTQDTQLFSGTIRENLLFVNPRASDEDMLRVLKQASCDTLLARGDNGLDTMIGEGGMKVSGGEKQRLSIARALLRHPRLLVFDEATSALDSLTEEAISNTVREITATREHITVMIAHRLSTIMHADRIFVLEKGRIIETGNHIDLLAEKGLYYAMWRQQIGER
- a CDS encoding DUF983 domain-containing protein → MSHQRPNYFLSMFSMKCPHCRRGDMFKDKNPYQLSFKKIFNMYDRCPVCGQVYELETGFWFGTGYVSYALGVAFSVFTVICYALFIGLSWEDDSVFWWLGVNGVLLVALQPWMMRISRVIYLYFFVYYDEDTAEL
- a CDS encoding TonB-dependent receptor, with the translated sequence MHYLRVVILSILTGLSIYSPAFADDDAGNSLSGSVTDKLNNTPLPGVTVYFPDLHVGAATNAQGHYEIRNLPKGKILVEVHFIGYATLTQTVQVNGATNINFSLSTKVIEENEVVITGVSQATSLKLNPTPVNIIRRDYLDANISTNIIDAVAKLPGVSQLTTGPAISKPFIRGLGYNRVVVIGDGIRQEGQQWGDEHGIEIDDYNVSKVEVLKGPASLVYGSDALAGVVNIVPPGPEPAGHVKGNIAANYLSNNGMISYHADLAGTTQNGFSWSVYGTQKFAHDYKNKYDGYVYNSKFHNTNYGGSIGINKNWGSSVLRFTSFNQELGLVEGDRNELGQFIKPVNNNGVADEAVATDKDAKSYTIGLPRQQINHQKLVWDNNFYMHNGGRLNVILGYQWNRRQEFGDVLNPNKPELYLKLNTFNYGVKYSFADMNGWQTGIGVNGMQQHNDILSGSEFLVPGYNLFDAGLYAVTSKTWDKLTLSGGLRFDNRHISVQGLMLDGDGKPVSGGGEEKFNALSKNFSNISGSAGLSYAASDRVTLKANVARGFRAPNISEIGANGVHEGTIKYEYGNSSLKPEVSTQGDVGVELNSEHVSMTGSLFYNHITNFIYSRKLSSVNGGDSIPATDNDQGYAAFRYQQSTANLYGGEVMIDIHPHPVDWLHFENTFSYVKAVIANSSDSTKYLPNIPAARWLSELKGKFRHVGGIFQHAYVGIQMDWTFDQNNVYYAYQTETATPGYTLWNAGIGADVVNKNKRVLFSLHLAANNITDVAYQNHLSRLKYAAENEVTGRVGVFNMGRNYSVKVTIPLDFK